One genomic window of Carassius auratus strain Wakin chromosome 14, ASM336829v1, whole genome shotgun sequence includes the following:
- the LOC113113446 gene encoding putative P2Y purinoceptor 10: protein MTFVNTSCLVGNCSCPTHTDVWETTINKLYTYVYLIIFIPGLLCNTLALWVLCRFISKKTKAIIFMINLTIADLAHVLSLPLRIHYYITQDWPFGNMLCMLCFYLKYLNMYASIAFLVCISIQRCAFLLRPFCARKWKSRYDVCISAAVWVIVGLGCSPFILMRSKSNSGNNSTTCFKDLPMRKLDLRSAISMMVAAELLGFLGPLIITGFCTYLIVNSIRQRNQNQQFTGKTSKALRMVRVCTGVFLFCFAPYHISFLLYLMVSQSIITNCAVSQAIRQFHPISLCVASLNCCLNPLIYYFLTTEFKQQLSQHGSSVLRGRLMSMESTSSFRE from the exons ATGACGTTTGTGAACACATCGTGTCTGGTGGGGAACTGCTCCTGTCCCACTCACACGGATGTCTGGGAAACAACTATAAACAAGCTCTACACATACGTTTATCTGATTATATTCATCCCAGGCCTGCTGTGCAACACCCTGGCTCTTTGGGTGCTGTGTCGGTTCATAAG CAAAAAGACAAAAGCCATCATCTTCATGATTAATCTAACCATAGCTGACCTGGCTCACGTGCTGTCGCTGCCTCTACGGATTCACTACTACATCACACAAGACTGGCCTTTCGGCAACATGTTATGTATGCTGTGTTTTTACCTGAAATACCTTAACATGTACGCTAGCATTGCATTTCTGGTCTGTATTAGCATTCAGCGCTGTGCTTTTCTCCTGCGGCCATTCTGTGCCAGGAAGTGGAAGTCTCGCTACGATGTCTGCATCAGCGCCGCAGTCTGGGTGATCGTGGGTCTCGGCTGCTCACCTTTCATTTTAATGAGGAGCAAATCAAATTCTGGAAATAACAGCACTACCTGCTTTAAAGACCTGCCAATGCGTAAACTGGATTTACGCTCAGCCATTTCCATGATGGTTGCTGCTGAACTCTTGGGATTTCTTGGTCCGTTAATTATCACTGGTTTCTGTACTTACTTAATAGTGAACTCCATCAGACAGAGGAACCAAAATCAGCAGTTCACTGGTAAAACGAGTAAGGCTTTGCGCATGGTTAGGGTGTGCACAGGGGTCTTCCTCTTCTGTTTCGCCCCCTACCACATCAGCTTCCTGCTGTACCTGATGGTGAGCCAAAGCATTATAACAAACTGTGCAGTAAGTCAGGCCATTAGACAATTTCACCCCATTTCTCTCTGCGTAGCAAGCCTGAACTGCTGCCTCAACCCTCTCATCTACTACTTCCTAACCACAGAGTTCAAGCAGCAGCTGTCTCAGCATGGCAGCTCTGTGCTCAGGGGCCGTCTGATGAGCATGGAGAGCACATCTTCCTTTAGGGAATGA